Within Lytechinus pictus isolate F3 Inbred chromosome 7, Lp3.0, whole genome shotgun sequence, the genomic segment agatgaacaactctccccttttggacactgaaaatataccccaaaacatctctttttgctcattctaatcatatgacaaacgattcatcaatgatataatgttgtgaaacctctgtacttgtcctctcataaagagaacacatcaccttgtgatagactctataaaagtgagaatataagtgaaataagtactaaagtaatgagggagttgtacgtgtgtgacatcacagatcttggtcgcattgccaatgggaggatctacatggcattagtgatctcaatattcaaatgctcataactttcttattattcattcaatcttcctcaaactttcaacaatatgtttctttgatttttctctttgatatagattcagctggtttcaagggtttcattttcctttaaggtctacttttatttgcataactatctaaaagttctgcgcaaatcattttcactaacttttcaaaagtaagtggtgctcactcaagctgaaatattttttgacagttatatcgtcatttgcttaaaatGGATCTGTACTGTGTTAAgatgtggaaaaatctttaggatattacaaatgtctaattttacaggattttctaagtgtaaacttttttttataagcaCTGTATAGTGATCAGAAATATGGTTGTCATTAACTATACAGCTGATCAAGCTTCAACCATCCAGATGAGCTATAATCCAGTTGTGTGCCCCAGCCTGTGAATCGGGTCTGAAACATTCTAGATTATGTGAATATGTGTATTCCTTAAAACATGATGTGGAAGATATGTTTTCAGTGATTTTATGAACTGGCTCAAACCTCAGCTGGTCTCCAAAATATGATTTCGAGATAATCGCGTTCACAAGTTTGGATGTTTTTCAGACGCTTATAACTTCGCGCTTCGTATTCATTCTTCAATACTTGAAATAAAGGACATGTATGCATTTCAGAATCTGCTGATTTTTACCCAAAACAGGGGGTTTGAGCAAATTCGTAAAAAAAATCACGCGTACCATGCGCACTGTTTTCTAGCGGCAAAAACCACGGTTTTGAGCAAGTTGTAAAATCATTAATGCCATGCGCACAAACCCTGCGCCAACCACATACGCGCAGCATCTAGGTCGGGTCTTTGACCTGAGTGCACCATCCCAGAGACTTAATAGTACACAAAGTATGGTTTGAGTCAGTTTGTAAAATCAAAGGAGGGGGGTTGAGCTGGttcgtaaaaaaaataaataatacgaAATTTGATCTCAAATATGGCAAATTGATAGAGTGAATCACAGGCTTtcagaatatgcaaaaaaataaatttcgaaaatttgattttgatttgaaaattagtTTTGAGCTGGTTTGTAAAATCACTTGACGATGTAATACAAATGTTTTACAAGATGAATTTTGcgatttcatatgaaaaatacaatttgatggAATGCCCGATCAAAATACAAATCTGTGTGGTTTTTCATATGATATAAAACCTATTCCACAGCATGGACTGGGCTAATAATTTCAGGATAAAATCTTTATAACTTTGTGATATCCAATGATCAATCCCTATATCTGTCAGATAAATGCCGTATATAGccttttaaaggaaaataaaactgTTGACGAGAGAGGGTGCTTAATATGTTAATCATAAATTAGCgagaaaataaagtttgcaaacttggaaaaaaatcagatttcttCATTTCTATTGCATTTTCGGGGACCCCGCTTCCTGAATCTGAACAAATCCATCGCGTGCTTTGGAAATATGGCGcagataaatcaattttaatgacgtaatttgtatttggtgagtgatagCGCCTACTTCGGTGTGTGTTGCGGAGATTGACTGTGCTTGTGACTGTGTTGGGTGTGCATGCATGTGCTGCAGTGATGTGATTGACTGCTGGCGAGACATGTGAATTtgtgaaatgaataattttctggCGAGTTTTATAACGTTAGCTTTCCGGCGGCAATGCATTGAATATTCCAAAAAAAGTATTTCTAAGTGAGCTAtttattatctagaaattgaaaattataaaaaggATTCTGGAAAGTAccaattctgttcaaatttggTAAACTGCATCCTTCCTTGAgctattcaatttgatggacaatTGTAAGTTAGTAAATAGATGTAACAGTTACAAATATTGACATAATAAACGTTCAGTGAACAATTCATAAATCATTTAacaattgatatcaataaaacaagtggaacgcctctggcagtcttgcctgcattatgcaaattcgatatagcagcagtgctccctttgaaaacagctaatgaataattattcacagaagaaaacactaatgtgataataaaatatgtccattgacccaaaatgacctctATAACCATGATCATGTGCCTTAAGACatatgcaaaacaatcattcatacttgattatacTTACAGTATGtcaatgtttcatgagctagatccataaacttttaaatttaagatgacaattccacaaatacccaattcaacacatactcccaacacggccagagttcattgacctttaaatgacttttgaccttgttCCTGAAACGTGCACAGGGTATCATTCAGGGATACATTACGTCCAAGTTTCGTGAACTAGAACTTTTAAATTTACGATGACAAtttcacaaatacccccaatattaccaaagtttgtggactataaatgacctttgacctggtcatgtaaactcgcacaggatgttcaaggatacttgattgctcttatgtccaagtttcatatatatatataattatatatatatttataaatatatatatatatatacacagtatATATTTAATATGCATATGTTTCTACTCATATTACTAATATTGAGCATGCATTGATGTCAAAAAACGGGCCGAGAAAATGACtccttgtttaaaaaaaattaagagcaattagtaaggacctccctcatcactgctCTCAAAAAACCTGGACGATCaactcctttctttttttacttggcctaaGTTGAGTATAATTTACATTAGTAACCCTTTACCGAAGCTATAGACAGGCTTTACAAGCTCCCTGAAATTTTATTCTGTTTGTGTACCCTGTGTACATATCTTTGGCTGTCTGTAATGAGTTTTCAACGAAACGCTCTGATGAGGTAGACCCATTTTAGCGGTAACTCGATCTTCTAGGGCTGCATGAATGACCTTCTCCACAGTATGGAGGTCTTCAACATTCTCACACTGTAGTATGATACACATATCATTGGTCTCTCTATCCTCTGCAATCTGTCCATCTATTGTAAGTACTTCAGTAGAACTATTAGAGATGTCCCCTTtgccaccttcatcatcatcaccatcatcatcatcatctgtctGTTCAACAGTATTCACTGACTCTAGATCAACAAAACATGGCAGAATCACATCCCCTAGCTGAGGATCCTTTTTAGTATAAAGGACATCATAATCCTTTTCATCTAGTGGAGTTATGTTTGGAGTTAAACTTCTAAATTTCACACCCTCTGTAGATGACACTGCTTCTGATTCATGTTTCCTTTCAACTTTCCAATTTCGACGTCTTTTCAACACTTTTGCACGAAACTTCCGCAAGCTGCCCTCCGTTTTCATTTCCCCTTTGCGTATGACGCTTATAAGGACGGCAAGATATGCAAGCCCGAGAATATTCCACAATGTAACAATGAAATCGTACAACCAATGTTCCAACCTAGGGCCATCTACAGTTGCAATGTAGTCCCCGAATCCTACAGTTGTGAGCGtaataaatgtgtaataatggGCAATATGAAAAGACCAATGCTCTAGAAACATGAAAATCACCGCTGGGATGATGAGGAATATCGTATAGCTgacagcagcaacaacaatacCCAAGAAGATTTTAcgaattttatttttcctgaCCATCATCTTGAGAGCTTGGTCGGCTTTCCCGATATGACCTTTCATAGCCTTTTCGTAGAACGAACCAACACTGGCCAATATCCAAGCAGTAAAGGGTATCCCCAAGGCTGCATATACCATACAGAATAGTTGGCCACCATATGTCCTTGGAGCAATAGCGCCATAACCTACAGAAAAACCATAGCCAACAAAAGACAAAAGAGGAAAGGCGATATCAGTTTCCAGTCTTCCTCTTTCTTCCcttcattatgaaaataatgttgcttACATTGTCATatcagaataaaaatatttctaaggttaatattaaataaatctCCAAGTGCATATGCAGTAATGATCGGACATGATTTTGTGCAGATGGATTAAACCTCACATCGAAAAACCAACCATTGAGAAATTAGTATACAGGTGTACCACAGAAGGGGTGGGGGTGTTAATGTTCATGGCCATATGCAGCGGGAGCAGGGGGCAGTTGCCCTGCCCCCTTACccataaattttgaaaacttccatttgtttcatgaaaattttaacaaaattcaCCCAAAGTATGCACAGAATatccttcaatttcatttttacaaaatacaaagcgccccaatgacaagcttggtcgcttcactcccaattttttttggaaaatattcatcatGTTTCCTGCCCCCTCCCAAGCAAAACATGTTTGTGTAAGACCATGGTTATGTTAAGAAGGTGTATTATCTTCTAAGCGCTGcctactattaccccggctttagcacggctaccctgatcaggcgctcgagcattcaattccttcctacctggtacccatttactacacctgggtcgagagtggcaaatgtagataaacgccttgccaaaggacgctagtgctgcggtgggatttgaaccccggaccttgtggttcaaagtccgaagacttatccactgagccacaacacctctacaataaaataatgttgaGAACATCAATGTCTTCCAACACCACATACATAACCGTGCATCATGCTAAACATATGATTTCACAGCACAAAAGTAAAAGAAACTGTCCATCATACTTCCGGGTGCCAACAAATTAGAGCATTAGTGTGCTGAGTTGAAGTGTTAAAGGAGTCTCAAATTAAGAAATATCAGACAGGTTCCTTGTATCGTATTTCATTATTAGTGTCATCTAGTTTCCATTCCCTTATACAGTTTGGTCGATCATATCAGATCATGATCAAGCATTGTTCAGGATGCTTAACAAGACATccataccccccccaaaaaaaagggccagaatattgaattattaagaattatcataatcattaacaaTTACCTTTCATGAATTATGATAACACCACCTTAGCCTAtccaaaaaaagaagatttttaaaatccattttgtggtcgacgagaAGTACATGAACCAAGTGTTGGCTATATATAGTAAGCGTCTGCTGAATATAATTGAGATGCGAGGCTGGACGCTACTTTTGGTAATTCAGGAAGGAAATATAATCctagaaaatgatatcatgtaTGTGTCAGGTATATTACCAGCATTTTTACATATCGGTAAACTATTAATTTCACAGTTAAAGGATCAAAATTGAGCACTAAAACTGAACAATGGTCATTGCAAGGAGAAAAGGTACGTGGAATATTACCACCCGACACCAGTATGGGACTAGATAATCCCATCCGACACACTCGGGGATCAGCCCGTCAGCGCACGataaaatttatcattctaCGGCTCGTGTGCTAagaatgaatttgatttttctattcatTACAAAACTCATCGTGGGAAAGGTTACCCAACAAGGATTGCTACACTCCTAAGATTTATTTGTATCACGTAGACAACAATATGAGAAAATAACCCTTCTCCGGGAGAACAATTAGTAAGCTGTTCAAATCTAacaattttcttttagaaatataacaaaaatttaCCGGATTTCAAATGCCTGCCATTTCCTAAAAAAACTAGAATCAATAATCCACCAACATTATCAGTTAGGGAAAATTCTAGCAAATGTACTAAGATGCTTGAATTCCAaaatataaacaagtggaatgcctctggccgtctcacctgcatcacgcgattcaatatagcagcagtgctgattttgaaaactactataactcgcacaagatgttcagtgatacttggttactcttatttccacgttttatgaactagaccaatacacttatagagatatgatggcaattcaacaaatacccccaacgtggccaaagttctttgaccttacatgacctttgaccttgatcatgtgacctgaaactcgcacaggatgttcagtgatacttgattactattatgtccaagttttatgaactagaccaacacactttcaaatttatggctgtaa encodes:
- the LOC129265742 gene encoding potassium channel subfamily K member 2-like produces the protein MVYAALGIPFTAWILASVGSFYEKAMKGHIGKADQALKMMVRKNKIRKIFLGIVVAAVSYTIFLIIPAVIFMFLEHWSFHIAHYYTFITLTTVGFGDYIATVDGPRLEHWLYDFIVTLWNILGLAYLAVLISVIRKGEMKTEGSLRKFRAKVLKRRRNWKVERKHESEAVSSTEGVKFRSLTPNITPLDEKDYDVLYTKKDPQLGDVILPCFVDLESVNTVEQTDDDDDGDDDEGGKGDISNSSTEVLTIDGQIAEDRETNDMCIILQCENVEDLHTVEKVIHAALEDRVTAKMGLPHQSVSLKTHYRQPKICTQGTQTE